From Alienimonas californiensis, a single genomic window includes:
- a CDS encoding lactate racemase domain-containing protein: MTDFAPPAPPPTLPTASVAGRVADLIPAADVAGKRVLLIVPDHTRTAPLPLLFPAVHDRLKDAGAKGLDVMVALGTHPPMPQARIEKLLGIDPATREDRFPGVALLNHEWDNPDALMGLGDLPCPEAAELSQGTLPESVPVTINARVTDYDLLLVLGPVFPHEVVGFSGGNKYFFPGISGPELLNYFHWLGAIVTNAGIIGVPDTPVRRVVDSAAKLIPVERRALTFVVDPKADLYGLYYGTPESAWREASQMSERVHITRKPKPFHTVLSCAPPMYDELWVAGKCMYKMEPVVADGGELIIYAPHLSEVSETHGEAIRRVGYHVRDYFLKQWDKFKHEPWGTLAHSTHVRGGGTFEDGVEQPRVKVTLASQIPPEECAVLNLGYRDPATINVEDYADREDEGVLLVRKAGEMLYRLENE; this comes from the coding sequence TCCCCGATCACACCCGCACCGCCCCGCTGCCGCTCCTGTTCCCCGCGGTGCACGACCGGCTGAAGGACGCCGGGGCGAAGGGGCTGGACGTGATGGTCGCCCTCGGCACGCACCCGCCGATGCCGCAGGCCCGCATCGAAAAGCTGCTCGGCATCGACCCGGCCACCCGCGAGGACCGCTTCCCCGGCGTCGCCCTGCTCAACCACGAGTGGGACAACCCGGACGCCCTCATGGGGCTGGGCGATCTGCCCTGCCCCGAGGCGGCCGAACTCTCCCAGGGCACCCTGCCGGAGAGCGTTCCGGTGACGATCAACGCCCGGGTGACGGACTACGACCTGCTGCTGGTCCTCGGCCCGGTCTTCCCGCACGAGGTCGTGGGCTTCAGCGGGGGGAACAAGTACTTCTTCCCCGGCATCAGCGGCCCGGAACTGCTGAACTACTTTCACTGGCTCGGGGCGATCGTTACGAACGCCGGGATCATTGGCGTGCCGGACACCCCCGTCCGCCGGGTGGTGGACTCCGCGGCAAAGCTGATCCCGGTCGAACGGCGGGCACTGACGTTCGTCGTCGATCCGAAAGCGGACCTGTACGGCCTGTACTACGGCACGCCGGAGTCGGCGTGGCGGGAGGCGTCGCAGATGTCGGAGCGGGTGCACATCACCCGCAAACCGAAGCCGTTTCACACGGTGCTGAGCTGCGCCCCGCCGATGTACGACGAGCTGTGGGTCGCCGGAAAGTGCATGTACAAGATGGAGCCGGTCGTTGCCGACGGGGGGGAACTGATCATCTACGCCCCGCACCTGTCCGAGGTGAGCGAGACCCACGGCGAGGCGATTCGCCGCGTCGGCTACCACGTGCGGGACTACTTCCTGAAGCAGTGGGACAAGTTCAAGCACGAACCCTGGGGCACATTGGCCCACAGCACCCACGTCCGCGGCGGGGGCACGTTCGAGGACGGCGTGGAGCAGCCCCGGGTCAAGGTGACGCTCGCCTCGCAGATCCCGCCGGAGGAGTGCGCGGTTCTGAATCTCGGCTACCGCGACCCGGCGACGATCAACGTCGAGGACTACGCCGACCGGGAGGACGAGGGCGTCTTGCTGGTCCGTAAGGCGGGGGAGATGCTGTACCGGCTGGAGAACGAGTGA
- a CDS encoding metal-dependent hydrolase, with protein sequence MFREHVAVSGTCGAALAAGMWVATPIDGVQAGVAFTLVGVGGALPDLDSDRGRPIQELTALLGAAVPFVLVRRFAEVARSFDAIVGLGILTYLLVRYGGGWLLRKTTVHRGMFHSLPAMMISGLLTYLAYKSPEPGIRLLMATAVMTGFASHLMLDEWCSVDWRGLRPRLKKSAGTAIKWAGDYPSATVACYSLLGVCLYATAIDSDLIEVNRVGVPQRVADLPREAGPWMAVSPETGERVMVEGQANREFGDDPVRTVERSGAIVVR encoded by the coding sequence ATGTTCCGCGAACACGTCGCCGTCAGCGGGACCTGCGGCGCCGCACTGGCCGCGGGGATGTGGGTCGCCACCCCCATTGACGGGGTGCAGGCCGGCGTGGCCTTCACCCTGGTCGGCGTCGGCGGGGCGCTGCCGGACCTCGACAGCGACCGCGGCCGGCCGATTCAGGAACTCACGGCGCTGCTGGGCGCCGCGGTGCCCTTCGTGCTCGTCCGGCGGTTCGCGGAGGTCGCCCGCAGCTTCGACGCGATCGTCGGGCTGGGCATCCTCACCTACCTCCTCGTGCGGTACGGCGGCGGCTGGCTGCTGCGCAAGACCACGGTGCACCGGGGGATGTTTCACAGCCTGCCGGCGATGATGATCAGCGGGCTGCTGACCTATCTGGCCTACAAGAGCCCCGAGCCGGGCATCCGTCTGCTGATGGCGACCGCCGTCATGACCGGATTCGCCTCCCACCTGATGCTGGACGAATGGTGCAGCGTCGACTGGCGCGGCCTGCGGCCGCGGCTCAAAAAGTCGGCCGGCACGGCGATCAAATGGGCCGGCGATTACCCGTCCGCCACGGTCGCCTGCTACTCGCTGCTGGGCGTCTGCCTGTACGCCACGGCGATCGACAGCGATCTGATTGAGGTGAACCGCGTCGGCGTGCCGCAACGGGTGGCGGACCTGCCCCGCGAGGCCGGACCTTGGATGGCCGTCTCCCCGGAGACCGGGGAGCGGGTCATGGTTGAGGGCCAAGCCAACCGCGAATTTGGCGACGACCCCGTACGCACGGTGGAGCGCAGCGGGGCGATCGTCGTGCGGTAG
- a CDS encoding inositol monophosphatase family protein, with amino-acid sequence MSDLQERLDFANQAALDVQPFILEHFQNPDLEVIRKGDDSPVTVADKGAEERIRDAIAAKFPDDGILGEEFEEVPGSNSYRWVLDPIDGTKPFVRGVPLFGTLIGLERDGRCVLGVSRFPGLNEVVYGAEGLGAWWVRNDGSKRRAKVSAVDLPDAALLCTANPRRWEDRGMKPAFESFNKDYRLTRTWADCYGHMLVATGRAEVMIDPIMSLWDAAALLPIVKEAGGTFVTWYGEERADGGDGISVNAALKDDVLRRLA; translated from the coding sequence ATGTCCGATCTGCAAGAACGCCTCGATTTCGCCAACCAGGCTGCGCTCGATGTGCAGCCGTTTATTCTGGAGCACTTCCAGAACCCGGACCTCGAAGTCATCCGCAAAGGCGACGACAGCCCCGTCACCGTCGCCGACAAAGGCGCTGAGGAACGCATCCGCGACGCCATCGCCGCGAAGTTTCCGGACGACGGCATCCTCGGCGAGGAGTTCGAGGAGGTGCCCGGATCGAACAGCTACCGCTGGGTGCTGGACCCGATCGACGGCACCAAGCCGTTCGTCCGCGGCGTGCCGCTGTTCGGGACGCTGATCGGGCTGGAACGGGACGGCCGCTGCGTGCTGGGCGTCTCGCGGTTCCCGGGGCTGAACGAAGTCGTCTACGGCGCCGAGGGGCTGGGCGCCTGGTGGGTTCGGAACGACGGTTCGAAGCGGCGGGCGAAGGTGTCCGCGGTCGATTTGCCGGACGCCGCGTTGCTCTGCACCGCCAACCCGCGGCGGTGGGAGGACCGCGGCATGAAGCCGGCGTTCGAGAGTTTCAACAAGGACTACCGCCTGACCCGCACCTGGGCGGACTGCTACGGCCACATGCTGGTCGCGACCGGCCGGGCCGAGGTGATGATCGACCCGATCATGAGCCTCTGGGACGCCGCCGCCCTGCTGCCGATCGTCAAGGAAGCCGGCGGGACGTTCGTCACCTGGTACGGCGAGGAACGGGCCGACGGCGGCGACGGCATCAGCGTCAACGCGGCCCTGAAGGACGACGTCCTCCGCCGCCTGGCGTAG